Proteins from one Lachnospiraceae bacterium KGMB03038 genomic window:
- the pyrH gene encoding UMP kinase, protein MKRVLLKLSGEALAGEKKTGFDEETCMGVARQVKALADEGIQVAIVTGGGNFWRGRTSETIDRVKADQIGMLATVMNCIYVSDIFRYAGMKTEVFTPFVCGAFTSLFSKDAAVEALNEGKVVFFAGGTGHPYFSTDTGAVLRAIEIEADAILLAKAIDGIYDSDPKVNPDAKKYDEISIQEIIDRKLMAVDLTASIMCLENQMPMLVFGLNEENSIVKTMTGTFTGTKVTVS, encoded by the coding sequence ATGAAAAGGGTATTATTGAAACTCAGCGGCGAGGCTCTTGCAGGCGAGAAGAAGACGGGCTTTGACGAAGAAACCTGTATGGGTGTGGCTCGTCAGGTGAAGGCGCTGGCAGATGAAGGAATCCAGGTGGCTATCGTGACAGGCGGGGGCAATTTTTGGAGAGGCCGTACCAGCGAGACTATTGACAGGGTGAAAGCCGACCAGATCGGGATGCTGGCTACGGTGATGAATTGTATTTACGTTTCTGATATCTTCCGATACGCCGGAATGAAGACAGAAGTATTTACCCCCTTTGTGTGCGGGGCGTTTACTTCGCTTTTCTCTAAAGATGCCGCGGTAGAGGCGCTGAACGAAGGAAAGGTGGTCTTTTTCGCTGGCGGGACAGGCCATCCGTACTTTTCTACGGATACAGGAGCGGTGCTGCGGGCTATTGAGATCGAGGCGGACGCTATACTTTTGGCAAAGGCCATCGATGGAATCTATGACAGTGATCCGAAGGTGAACCCCGACGCAAAGAAGTATGACGAGATTTCCATCCAGGAGATCATTGACCGGAAGCTGATGGCGGTAGACCTGACAGCATCCATTATGTGTCTGGAGAATCAGATGCCCATGCTGGTATTTGGATTAAATGAGGAAAACAGTATCGTAAAGACCATGACAGGAACATTTACAGGAACGAAAGTAACTGTATCATAA
- the rpsB gene encoding 30S ribosomal protein S2, giving the protein MSVISMKQLLEAGVHFGHQTRRWNPKMAPYIYTERNGIYIIDLQKSVGKVDEAYQAVSDIAAEGGTILFVGTKKQAQDAIQTEAERCGMFYVNERWLGGMLTNFKTIKSRIARLKEIERMAEDGTFDVLPKKEVIQLKKEWEKLEKNLGGIKEMKRLPDAIFVVDPKKERICVQEAHILGIPLIGIADTNCDPEELDYVIPGNDDAIRAVKLIVSKMADAVVEANQGMTGADEEAYAEEAGEEYTEETAEETAEEVEE; this is encoded by the coding sequence ATGAGTGTTATTTCAATGAAGCAGCTTTTAGAAGCAGGTGTTCATTTTGGACATCAGACAAGAAGATGGAACCCTAAGATGGCTCCATACATTTACACAGAGAGAAATGGGATCTACATCATCGACCTGCAGAAATCCGTAGGAAAAGTGGACGAGGCTTACCAGGCCGTATCTGATATCGCGGCAGAGGGAGGCACGATCCTGTTCGTTGGAACAAAGAAGCAGGCTCAGGATGCGATCCAGACAGAAGCAGAACGCTGCGGAATGTTTTATGTAAATGAGAGATGGCTGGGCGGTATGCTCACCAACTTTAAGACTATTAAAAGCAGAATCGCCCGTTTGAAAGAAATCGAGAGAATGGCGGAAGACGGAACATTTGACGTATTGCCGAAAAAGGAAGTGATCCAGCTTAAAAAAGAGTGGGAGAAACTGGAGAAAAACCTGGGCGGTATCAAAGAAATGAAGAGACTTCCGGACGCAATCTTCGTTGTTGACCCGAAGAAGGAAAGAATCTGTGTTCAGGAAGCGCATATCCTGGGAATTCCGTTGATCGGAATCGCTGATACCAACTGTGATCCGGAAGAACTGGATTATGTGATCCCAGGAAACGATGACGCGATCCGTGCGGTAAAACTGATTGTTTCTAAGATGGCAGACGCGGTTGTAGAGGCAAACCAGGGAATGACAGGCGCGGATGAGGAAGCCTATGCAGAAGAAGCCGGGGAAGAGTATACAGAAGAGACAGCAGAAGAGACCGCTGAAGAAGTAGAAGAGTAG
- a CDS encoding elongation factor Ts, with amino-acid sequence MAVTASMVKELREMTGAGMMDCKKALSETNGDMDAAVEYLRKNGQAKAEKKAGRIAAEGIVMAEVRDDKTAAIVEVNSETDFVAKNAEFQGFVKDVVAQAIASDAKDMDAFMAESWNADAGKTVKDALTEKISVIGENLNIRRFDKIVSDGCVVSYIHGGGRIGVLVEAETDTVNDEVKTCLKNVAMQVAAMSPKYVSREEVPQDYIEHEKEILLAQAKKENEESKKPKPDNIIEKMIEGRLNKELKEICLLDQVYVQDSDLTVAKYVEKVAKETGAKLALKKFIRFETGEGLEKKNEDFAAEVAAQMAGN; translated from the coding sequence ATGGCAGTTACAGCTAGTATGGTAAAAGAGTTAAGAGAGATGACAGGCGCAGGCATGATGGACTGCAAGAAAGCTCTCAGTGAGACAAACGGCGATATGGATGCTGCTGTTGAGTACCTGAGAAAGAATGGTCAGGCAAAAGCAGAGAAGAAAGCCGGACGTATCGCGGCAGAAGGTATCGTTATGGCAGAAGTCAGAGACGATAAGACAGCTGCGATCGTGGAAGTTAATTCTGAGACAGACTTTGTCGCTAAGAATGCGGAATTCCAGGGATTTGTAAAAGATGTTGTGGCACAGGCGATCGCCTCTGACGCAAAGGACATGGACGCGTTTATGGCAGAAAGCTGGAACGCGGACGCTGGAAAGACTGTAAAAGACGCGCTGACAGAGAAGATTTCCGTGATCGGAGAGAATCTGAACATCCGCAGATTTGATAAGATCGTATCTGATGGATGTGTCGTATCTTATATCCACGGCGGCGGAAGAATCGGCGTCCTGGTTGAGGCTGAGACGGATACAGTGAATGACGAAGTAAAGACTTGCTTAAAGAATGTGGCAATGCAGGTAGCCGCAATGTCTCCGAAGTATGTATCCAGAGAAGAAGTTCCGCAGGATTACATCGAGCATGAGAAAGAGATCCTGCTTGCTCAGGCAAAGAAAGAAAATGAGGAAAGCAAGAAGCCGAAGCCGGACAACATCATCGAGAAGATGATCGAGGGCCGTCTCAACAAAGAGCTGAAAGAGATCTGCCTGCTGGATCAGGTTTACGTACAGGACAGTGACCTGACGGTAGCAAAATATGTAGAGAAAGTCGCAAAAGAGACCGGAGCGAAACTTGCGCTGAAGAAATTCATCCGTTTCGAGACCGGAGAAGGACTTGAGAAGAAGAATGAAGACTTTGCGGCAGAAGTTGCGGCACAGATGGCTGGAAACTAA